From the genome of Nicotiana sylvestris chromosome 1, ASM39365v2, whole genome shotgun sequence:
GAATTGGGTCGTGGGTTGGGTCCAAATGAAATTGAGCTGGTTTAATTGAGTCAACTtaagggctacaattgaaatgtaatggggctgttattgaaataaaaatggggctaaatattaaatagccaatttctctttttattttataaaaatagtgaagatgattttaaaaagcaaattaaaagtactgaaacaattaatagtatataaatattgatttaaaaatactggatccaattttacaattataaaatgctattaatcttaaagtaggctataattgcaattatatgcaatttagtcttttaaataccaaataaatttgtaaaaatatacaaaaatcaccttaactatattttagtataaatatgggaataaaataaattattcaccaaaattgatgattttggaagtaattattggattttgtactgctaaaaatagacaataaattgattttaaaatcttaaaaattaggaaaaaataccaaaactcttgggcatgcttatatatggtATGTACATAaaaattttgaaagtattttgtatataaaaatacatagaaaaaaattgggtatcaacaggcaCCAGGGTGTGATGGGTACAATTCTATTTTTTTAAGAAGACATGGCACATACTGGAAGAGGAAGTAACTGCAGTAATTCAAGAGTTCTTTGAAAGTGCAAATATGTGCAAAGCTATCAACTGCATAACAATCACCTTGATACCAAAGATCTAGAATCCAACAAATATAATATATTTCAGACAAATTTCATGTTGTACAATTCTATATAAGATCATCTCAAAGGTGCTTACAACAAAATCAAGGGGTGATGACAGACTTGATAGATAATTGTCAAGCTGCTTTTGTACCTTGGAGATTGATTACAGATAACATATTTATGAGCCATGAACTGGTCAAAAGATATGGAAGGAAGAATATATCTCCTAGATGTATGCTTAAAATTGACATGCAAAAGGCATATGACTCTGTGGAATGGGTGTATATTGAACAAGTGCTGAAATTACTAAATTTTCCTAAAATATTTGTAAAGTGGATAATGGCTTGCATCAGAACTGTATCCTACTCAATGCTTATTAATGGTAAACCATTTATACCATTTGAGGCAAGGAAAGGTTTAAGACGGGGAGATCCACTCTCCCCCTTTTTATTTGTCCTAGCAATGGAGTACCTAAGTAGATCATTGAAGACACTGAAAGATAATAAGCAGTTTAGATTCCACCCAAGGTGTGCCAGATTCAACCTAGTCCAGCTGGGATTTGCAAATAATTCACTCTTGTTCTGTAGAGGAGATGTTGAGTCAGTAAAGATTCTGCACAAGCATTTTCAGCTATTTTCAGTAGCACCAGGTCTGATTGTCGATCCAAATAAGAGCTGCATTTATTTTGGTGGGGGTGAAAAACTTGTTGCAAAAATAAATTATGGAGATATTAGGCTATACAAAGGGTGACCTACCTTTTAGATATCTGGGGGTCCCTTTGAGTACTAAGAGGTTGTCTGCTATACAATGTGAACTCCTAATACAGAGGATGCTAAGCAGGATCCAAAGCTGGACCACAAAATTCCTATCATATGCAGGAAGAGTTGTACTAGTCAAAAGTGTGTTATTTGCTATTTCAAACCTTTTGGGCCCAGATTTTTATACTGCCTAAGAAAATTATCCAGTTCATAGAAGCTATCTGTAGAAGGTTTGACAGGAAATGTTGAACCAACAAAGAAGGCTTTGATAGCCTGGGAAAAATTATGTTCACCAAAGGTTGCTGGGGGTCTGAACTTCACTAACGTGGAGCTGTGGAACAAAGCTGCCATCTCTAAACTGCTATGGAGTATTTGCACTGGAAAGGAGAAGCTATGGGTCCAATGGGTGCATACTTACTACATAAAGGGTAGCACAGTCTGGGGTACAGAACCAAAGAGTGCATCCTGGGCAATACAAAAGGTCTTCAAAGCAAAAGAATACTTTACAATTGCAGGGCTCTCTGAAGATGATGTTCAGAAGATGGTGAAATGCTCAGTCAAACAACTATGCAAGGCCTTGCAAGGAGAATTCCAAAAAGTGACATGGAGGAAGTTAGTATGCAATAATCAAAGACAACCCAAGTGGACATTCATTTTAAGGCTAGCAATCCAGCAAAGGCTAGCAACTAAAGAGAGACTTGCAAGATGGGGTGTTATTACAGAACAAACATGCTCATTATGTAACAAGAAAAATGATACagtgcaacacatattttttttattgtgaGGAAACAGGGAAAATATGGAATGGTTTGCTGAAATGGAAGGTATACGAAGATCAACGCTTTCATGGCAGGAAAAAATAACACGGTTGACACAGGTGTGCAAAGGGAAGAGTGCAGGGGCATCAATATGTAGGATGACACTAGCAGCTGTAGTATATCACTGTTGGCAAGAGAGAAACAATGTGATCTTTCAGAAGAAGAGAAGAACAAATAATGCTATACTTCGTCTTATCATTCAGGAAATACATATAAGGGCAGCTAAATTCTCTTATCTAGAGCAATGGCTAAGTTGAACTGGTATCCTGAAGTAAATTAGAGCATGAAACAGATTTGGTAGTAGAAGAGGCAGTAGTAGCAGTTAAAGATAGGTGTCTCCTTACTGGGGCTGCATGTCCAGTAAGTGATACGCGAGAGCAAATTTTGTAATAGTTGTATGTGCTGTAAATATTTTACTTggtaaataaaatatttaattaccaaaaaaaaatattaaccttaatttgctCATTAGAAATATAACAAACTACTCCTAGGCTCTTTAATTCAAGGGCAACTTTGGAAAGAAGAAGTTAATTCTTTCTTGATATCTGAAAAAATTAAATATCGTGGACCACAAAAAAgaccaaaaaatcacttaaaatgaATCGGAATGAGTAGTAACATGCATCAAAGTATTTATTCAAGTAGCAGAAAAGAATTCAAATGTGCAAAAAATGTTCGACTTATTTGAGTTCCTCTAAAAAATGACCTCTTTTTAAGGAAAAGTAATTTACTACGTCGATCAACTGATGAAAAATAGTGGTATTATTTATGCAAATGAGGTGAAGGAGTCAAGACTTAAATCGCTCACTACTAATTTACATCGCACAATGGTCTGTAAGACTGTAATTATAATGGGAGAGAGGTTAGAGCCAGATTATTTTTGTAATCTTTCATTTAGAACTTGCtgaattttgtttttatatttatattccATAAGGTGGTAGGTTGACAGGTATTTGATAGTTTGTTCGAGGTTTACCGATAGTACTAGTACAATTCTCATATTCTTTTATTCTTGGTTCTTTATATTTGTTATGTCACTCACTTCCATTATCTTATtacattgttgttgttattgttgttgttgttgcttgttgCTTTATTTTTACCGTTCCTTAAGCTGAGATCTATCGGAAACATTATCTCTACCTTTATAGTATAGGGTTAAGGTTGCGTACACTATGTTTTCCAGATCTCACGTATGGAACCGAttcacaaaagaaaaaaagaaaaacttatcAATTGGTAAATTTTATTAAATGGAGTACTCGATCATTACGTAATATTcttatattaataatattttctttttttaatattaaACAATTTGGATGCGCCATTCACAGAACTTTATAAATACACCTCTTTACCTTCTTGTTCTCTCTCGCCTTCACGCGGAACCCCTTTTCCATATCTCGCAAAACCCTAAACTCACATCTCCCTCTTCCTAAACCTCTCCTTCATTTCCATCCAATTTTCACCGATCAATTAACCCAATTGATCGTTCCGTTTCCTCAATTCGACCAATTTTTACCTACCCATTAGTCCTAAAGTTCAATCTTTTTCCTCAATTCCACCAAAAATTCAATCGTTTCCTCAATTCCACCAATTTCTCACCGTCCCATTAACCCGAAGATTCAATCTTTTGGTTCAATTTCATCACAAATTCAATCTTTTTCCTCAATTCTACCGATTATTTCACCGACCCGTTAAACCCCCAAAATTCGATCTTTTTCACCATATGGGCACATTTAGGGTTCCATCGGAACCTTCAAAATCCCCAAATTCATCATCATCGCAACCCACAACCACCACATCGACATCTCGAATCGAGACGATTAATGGGTCTCACGAATTCAAGGTAGAAGGTTACTCATTATCTAAAGGTATGGGAATTGGGAAATATGTAACTTCTGAGATTTTTACCGTGGGTGGTCATTCTTGGGCTGTTTACTTTTACCCTGATGGTAAAAGTGCTGAGGATAATGGTACTTATGTCTCGCTTTTTATCGCGTTGGCTAGTGATGCAACTGACGTTAGAGCTTTGTTTGAGCTGTCTCTTATGGATCAGAGTGGTAATGAGAGGCATAAGGTTCATACCCACTTTGGTCGTGTGCTTGAGACGGGTCCTTACACGCTAAAATATCGTGGTAGCATGTGGTAATATTCTCTTGCACATCTGTACTTTTTATTGTATTGTATAATAATGGCATGCAATGAGTTTAAATGGAGTAACATGGTTAGTGAGCATTCATATAGCCGACCCCCAACTAGTTGGGACTGAGGAGTAATTGTTGTTTATTTTTACTTCTTATTGTATGATATTGGAATGGGATAACATGGTTCATATAGCCGACCCCAACTTGTTTGGACTGaggagttgttgttgttgttgttgttgttgttgtttatttgtaCTTATTGTATAATATTGGCATGCTATAACATTGTCAGTTAGCATTCATATAGCCAAACCCAGCTTAGTTGGTTGATAAAACTGAggcgtagttgttgttgttgtttatctaTACTTTTTATTAATTGtagttgatttttgtttttgctatCATGGGTTAGTATACAGTGGAATTTGTTTATGTTGTAGGCAGTATGTCATATGCAGGGATAAGTCTAATCATTAGTGCTGGAATGAAGCAGGTCCACTAAAGTAGAGTGTATATAGGATGCAGAAGCCACAAGTACTTCTGGCTTGAGGAATAGCTGACTTATTGATTAATATGGGTTATTTCTAGTCCTTGAATTATTTGATTGGGAAAGTATTTTATGGGTTAGTGTGAATAGGTTAGGGTTTAATAAAACTGTAAGAAGGGTGCAGCTGGGTTTTTCTCTAATGGTGTTCAAGCTATGAAGAAGTAAGCATGGTGAGCTAACTTGACCGGCCGCGGCTGGGGTTTCATTGCGGAAGCTTGAACCCGCTTGACTGTTACTCTAAAGACATTCCAAATGTAATTTACCTTTATGACAATGAAAGCTTCTCACATCACTTTGACTTGAGTTACCTGAATGACAATGAAAGCTTCTGACATCACTTTGACTTAAGGTGGATCCACCAATGATGGCAAGGGGTTGGTGGTCTAGAAACATCTTTTGTTGGTACATCATGGGCTGTGTTGGTATATGTACATGTTTGGAATTATGTAAATTTAGTGCTGAAGTGCCTAAGCTAAAGTTGAACACTGAGAGTAAGTAGTTGGTAAAATATAGTGCGTTCAAAATTTATAACATTGTGGAGAATGAAAAGCTTCCTTTTGTGTCACTTAGATTTTTGGTGTAAAAAGTTATTCCATATTGTAAATAGTTGGATGAATCTTTTTGAGTTCATATGTTATCCATACTCTGGTACAATAAAAAGGACTTGGTGCTATATTGATTTAATCCCTTTGCTCATGAAAAAGTTGGTCTAATTCTTGCTGTAACATGCTATGACTTTGGTCCTTTATTTGCAGCTGTCTGCTTGCCTTTCTCGTTTAACCACTAATCCGGCCTGTTTTGGCTCTAGTGTTGTATAACGAGCTTCCCTCCTTGCAGTATAAGTGGTCTATTGATTTTAATACTATTGCATTGAAGATCACTTTTCAGTGTAACCCCAATAATTCCAAATTGGTGCTATTGGGCAGGGTATATATGACCCCATGATGCACAAATAAACAATGAATGACTAGTAGGTGTTGAGACATGTTAACTCCATTAGGCTCATTCCATCACGATTCTTTTGATTCTAGTAcgaagcaaaaaaaaaaggtgATGGCATTATAGGTTCTTTCCCATTGTTCATTTAAATCTGGATGTGCTCAAATTCTGTTCTCCTTTATGCGGCAAAGGGGAATCTCCTTTAAGCAGAAGTTTTCAATGAGTGTTGTCGTACAACTACGGTGAGGGtgagatttttcttttttataggTAAGTAGTTATAATTTACAAGCAACAACCACCTAATATGTGATGCAGAACTTGCATTTTGGAGGATGCGACCTTTGTATAGTCTTAGTATGATCAAGTACACAAAACATGTGAGATATACCTCGAAGAAATATCATGTCATGTCAAGGAGTCCAGAGAAACCCGAAGGATGAGTCTCGTATTCAGAGATCTCCACTACAGAAACTAAGTTTAACATAACAATCAGAGTTAGTCTTTTGTTCATTGTTATGGTTGTTTGCATGTTTCCAACCTCTTTAGCTCTCCCTCCAATCTAGAAGTCTTCCTTTCTGGCAATTTCAATGGAGAACTTTCTCCAGAAGCTTTTGCATTTAGAATGTAGCATTGATTCAGATCCCTCTTACACAGTTTTCCTCGTGTGATTCTAGGTGGCATGTGTATGCTCCTGCACACCTGACTTTCCATTCCATTGTTTTAGATGTTGATACTTTTTATTTGCTTCTTTTGATTATTGTCCATTCAGTATATATTTTTGCTCCTCTGCCATCCAATGGTGTCTTCCACTTTTGTCCAAAACCTGTTACCTTGTATTTTCATTGTCTCTTGCTGCTTCCCAAGTTGGACCTCCTAGCTTCTGCGGTCTCAATTATTAGGACCAGCCTTGAAATTACATTGTCCAGTAGTCATCCTTAATGTAGTTTTCGCCTATCAAAAAGTAAAAAAGTGAGTGTCATCCTTAGGGTTATACATTTTCATTGGATGATGGTGCACTTGAAAAAAGTTGTAGGAAGAACATTTGCTATTGAAAGATATGTATGAAGGAAGAACTTTCTCGTAGCAGAACTGAACTTCTTTTTGGAGTAGCGAAATCTATAATAGGGATATTtaaagaacttttattattagcTTACtgtcttttttcctttttaggaaTTTAGTTCTTTTGTACATGTactctttttttgcttttttcttcCATTAATGCATCTATTGACCTTTTCCAGTTTGATGGTTGTCTTTGTAGGGGATATAAACGCTTTTTCAGGAGAACATTATTAGAAACATCAGACTATCTGAAAGATGATTGTCTCTTGGTCCAATGCACTGTTGGTGTTGTCAGATCATACAATGAAACACCGAAGACTTACTCCCTGCCTGTGCCACCATCAGACATTGGAAGTCATTTTGGGCAGCTCCTAGAGAGTGGAGAGGGAGCAGAtataaagtttgaagttgaaggtGAAGTTTTTGCTGCACACAAGTTGGTTCTTGCTGCCCGCTCCCCTGTGTTCAGGGCACAACTCTTTGGTCCATTGAAAGAAGATAATGTACAAAGTATTAAAGTTGAAGAAATTCAGGCTCCAGTATTCAAGGTTTGAAACCTTCTTTCTTTCACATGTCTGTTGACCCTTATTCTGTTGTATTATTCTTTATGAAGGGAGGAATTTTGCCCATGAATGCTCTAAGTTATTGCAAGTGTTGTGTGTTCcaatttaaaaatgaaaaaaatgacaGTAAATATACATGACATGGCTATACAACTAAtagctattctttttttttttttgcttcacgATTTGATGGCTTCTGTGCTGATGAGTCACATGTACCTTATTGTTTTCACCTGCCTTCCTGAGCCATATATGTTGCTATTGCTACCATATGCAGGGTTACTTTTTATCAGCAGAACATTTGGAGATTGTATGTGCACATATTTAATCTCCTATTTTGGTGAAACTATGTATTAGCATATGATGTGTGTTGTTTGTTTATATTGGTGCTGAAATTTGGATTTTGGCTCAATAAAGATCCCTAGACGGTGGCCAACTAGGGATTAGAGTCTTCTGTATTCCACTACTGCTTTGGAAAAGCTATCAAAAATGTGTTATGGTCTTTAACATGCATTATTATGTGATCAAATTAGTATTTAGATGTTAGATTTTGCCAGTCTGCTTATAAAAAGTACTGGTGAATGTTTTTGTCCCCTTTTATTTATAACTTCAACAAGGTCTCTCTAGGAGGATTTTACTATCATGATTCGTTGTGAAATAATTATGGGAAGTTGCACAAGGCAAAGGACAAAAACCTTTCTACCTTCACAAAggtagggtaaggtctgcatacatcctaccctccccatactccacttgtgggattctcactgtgtttgttgttgttgcacaATGCAAAGGACAAAATGATGATGTACTCTGTTACCTTTCTCAAAAAAATATTGTATCAGGGAAACTATGGGTCATATCATACATGCAAGTTGGAATCACTTGCTACTATGCTTACGAAGTTGTTGCAGTTGGTAGCATGTGCCTTATGGAGATGTCGGTTAAAGGGGAGGAGATTAAACTTTAGTACGATGAGCTGAAATCCTATGTTGATTATAGTTTGCGGtcttgatttttatgtttaatggGGTTTATGTGATGGGGGGTGGGATTGAATTTTCCGGAGCTACTAATTGCGAGAGTAGTCTGAAGCAAAAAGTTCCAACCTTTGTTGCGATTTAAGGGCAAAGCAGAGTTAAAAAGCATGGGCTTTAACAAAGAAAGGTGTTAAAAagtagaaaaaacaaaaaaaaaatatatatatatatatgcagagGAAAATGAACTGCAAATACTACAGTAACTATTTGGACTAAAAAGTCGAAATAACTATAATTAAGTGAACTTTATGAAGTAAAATCATGCGAATCAAGTCCAGAAACTATTTTAACTTTCTGATTTAGATGAAAAGATGCAATTTTATGTTTTTGGAGCTAGTTTtctgaatattttgatttaatcTTTAATTCTTGATCAGTAAAATTCTTTCATATTGTTCTTAAAAATTAACACATCGCTTTACCAACTATATTTATTGTCTAGTACTGCCTTCTTAAAGATAGCCCATAGGTCACGAGGCACGTAACATAGCACCTTAGTGTCTACATGGAAACACCAGCTAAGTGAGGCGAAGCACGTAGCCTGGCTTTAACTTTGCTTTATGGCTTCCTGTGTGCCTCAAACAAGCCATTGACACCACTACCTTTAGGTTTATTAGGATGAAAGAACAGGACTTGACCTTCTCATCAATCCTCTTcttcttgtaattctttttttGTTCTCGTGGAATTACATGTAAAGTATCACCTAAGGGTGTGGCCTAGTAGTCAATTAAGCGGGTGTAAACCTTGGAGACCAGGGTTCAAATCTCAGCAAAGGCTCATCTTTCCATTTGCCTAAACTTGGTGGATAGAGTTACCCAATACATGTGTTGGTGGAAGGTAGCACGCAATCACTAGAATAGTCAAGCTGTGCAAATTGGTGTAGATACTACTACTATTAAAGAAAAAATACATGTAAAGCAGGTAGTGGCAAGAAGCAATAGCGTTGTTCCATACTAGCAGCAGTGAGGTTAGAGCCATGAATTAGCAGAACTGGTGGCGAAAGATTGCGTTATTATATGAGCTAAGCTTGAACTCAATTTTGGCCGAACACGTTAAGGGAGCCGAGCTTGTGTTGCTCGAGCTTCTTCTGTGCTCAcgaactaaaaaaaaatattttctttaggatTAATATTATGTgagaattgggggggggggggctacaTTGTTTCACCGAGCCAAATGAGTTCAAAAATATTGTATCGGAGCTTTGTGAGCTTGGCTTGCAATAATGGAGTTGAGCTCAAAACACCTAAGGTACCGGCGGGCCCTGGGGGTTGTTGTGCATCTCCCCTGTTATATTTCCTAATGTTTCTATGTTGGTTATGGTGTTTTTGGCTCTAGTAATCTGGCTTTGCATATTGTTTTTCCCTCGACTAATTCTACGGGATACCTGCCACGTCCCACCAGCAAGTCCACCAAGGCTTGGACAGATGAGAAGAAATAACTTAGTGGGGTTTGAACCTGAGACCTCTGCCTAGATTTTGTCATCAAATAGCTGCTTCGTCATTATTATTGCTTATTTTTTCTAAGTTTGGGAGTAGTGAACTTGGCATCTCTGATTTGTtattagtatttttttaattttggcgTCTGATATGAATTTAAATGGGAGTATtcagtgaggattcatatagtcgACCCCAACTTGTTTGGTACAAAGACATAGTTTTGTTTTATCTGATAAAActttctttttttgctttttccCAGGCGTTGCTCCACTTCATCTATTGGGATGCCCTTCCTGATTTACAAGAGCTTGTGGGTCTCGATACAAAATGGGCAGTCACTTTGATGGCTCAGCATCTGCTTGCTGCAGCTGACCAGTATGGTCTTGAGAGATTGAGAGCACTTTGTGAGGCTAAGCTTTGCGAAGATGTTACAATCAACACCGTTGCTACAACTTTAGCTTTGGCAGATCAGCATCATTGTGTCCAACTGAAATCTGTGTGTCTTAAGTTCATTGCGTTGCCTGAAAACTTGAAAGGTGAAGTATTCGACGCCTATTGATTGGATAACTACTCATCTATCGGTGTTTTTTATATTAGCAACCAATTCATCATAGTGAAAACTCTTGGAGAAGTATATTGATTTCTGTGTGGTCTCTTTATATGGCTTGATGTGAAAGGTTGTTTCAGCCTGGTTATTATATGAATATCTTGCTCGACTTTTTGAGTGCGCTTTTCACCTTTGCCAATTAAGCCACCAAGCAAACACATCCCAATATTTTCCTCTACTGGAGATTCTACTCACCTATTGGTGATCTTGCGCTTGCTAGTATCTTAGTCTTTTTATGTATTTCATATTTGCTATATAGTACTTTGCAGAATTGACGTCTTTCACTTTTCTGCACTGAAGCCTTGCAATTGTTCCTAGGGCAAAGTGAATAATTTGTGAATGGGCTATCAAAAGATCTTTTCCTGGTTGGATGTTTTGCTGTAAAGATCATGTTTACACTGCTGTCAAAACAAACTTTTGGCTAGATGTCATATGTCTGCTCTTCTGCTATTTGTTTTACATTTATCCTGCAGGCAATCAGCTATTTGTCCCTGTTAAATAATCTTTGTCTGGTTTTCTATTTGTTTAAGCTCTAATGCAATCGGAGGGATTTGATCTGGCCTGTTAAATGCATCTTTGACTGGTTTTTATCTGTTTTCAGCTGTGATGCAATCAGAGGGATTTGATCACTTGAAGGAGAGTTGTCCGTCTGTCATCACAGAATTGCTGAAGTATGTCGCTGGGATGAATGAACATGCAATCATTTCTTATGTGCACGGTGGACACATTCTAGATGGCACTGATGTGAATGGAAGAAGAGTGAAGCAAAGGATTTATTGAGTGCAAGGTTTCCATATTTGATGCTGTGTAGCAATTTATAATGACATTGTCATCAAATTTTTTTAACAGTTCCAATTGGTACAGTTATTGATTCTATTACTAGTTTTATTACCAAAGTGCATATAGTCTGGGAATGCTTTCGTTGGTCACTCATATTGTTCTGTTTCTGAGCAAATGGACCTTTAACCTAGGGTGGATGAGGAGGTGCCTGCAATATGTGTAGTAGGTGCTTAAATGTTCTCATTTTAGGACGAAGTCAACAGTTGTGTGAGTCTAAGCAGCGGTTGATGCTGGTATAGTGTGAtttctttctttccctttttattcTGAAGATTGTAATATTGTCAAGTTGAGCAAATTTCGCTCACTGGTCTGAGTTTGGTGTCCTGTCTCGACTCTCATGTATGATTGATGATGGATATTCCGGTTTCTACTGTTATTCAAAT
Proteins encoded in this window:
- the LOC104235523 gene encoding BTB/POZ and MATH domain-containing protein 2-like, producing the protein MGTFRVPSEPSKSPNSSSSQPTTTTSTSRIETINGSHEFKVEGYSLSKGMGIGKYVTSEIFTVGGHSWAVYFYPDGKSAEDNGTYVSLFIALASDATDVRALFELSLMDQSGNERHKVHTHFGRVLETGPYTLKYRGSMWGYKRFFRRTLLETSDYLKDDCLLVQCTVGVVRSYNETPKTYSLPVPPSDIGSHFGQLLESGEGADIKFEVEGEVFAAHKLVLAARSPVFRAQLFGPLKEDNVQSIKVEEIQAPVFKALLHFIYWDALPDLQELVGLDTKWAVTLMAQHLLAAADQYGLERLRALCEAKLCEDVTINTVATTLALADQHHCVQLKSVCLKFIALPENLKAVMQSEGFDHLKESCPSVITELLKYVAGMNEHAIISYVHGGHILDGTDVNGRRVKQRIY